One stretch of Nocardioides perillae DNA includes these proteins:
- a CDS encoding VWA domain-containing protein yields MPGLLDRHLAFVGALRRAGLPVSLAEDLDALDALGRLPWDDRETVRAAYAATVLKRQAQRPTFDALFDLWWPRLVGDGWRGDPLVADVDDEDAGEADEGAAEAGDGGAGEDEAQAETEGAGPVRDGGAALAALRERLAEALAAGDDAAAQALAAEAVGRFGAMPGRGPGLSSWSAYTALQRVSPAELVERLVQALAAGGWAEDDARRAAVERVARFETEVEGDARRRIAEERGPRHVADVVLRPSIERLDFLSARRSDLEELRREIQPLARRLAVRLTKEQHARRRGPLDFRRTVRASVSTGGVPLTTHHRPKRPHRSELVVLCDVSGSVANFAQFTLLLVFALREQFTKVRAFTFVDQVVEVTEHFRPGADVVDVMTHLAAASAHAARFGRTNYGRAFAAFEEQHADALGPRSALLVLGDARSNHADLRLDVLRRLVDDTRHAWWLNPEHRRHWDTGDSAARAYGALVPMVECRNLTQLGEFVHDLV; encoded by the coding sequence CGCCCTGGGGCGCCTGCCGTGGGACGACCGCGAGACCGTGCGGGCGGCGTACGCCGCGACGGTGCTGAAGCGGCAGGCCCAGCGACCGACCTTCGACGCGCTCTTCGACCTGTGGTGGCCGCGGCTGGTCGGCGACGGGTGGCGGGGCGACCCGCTGGTGGCGGACGTCGACGACGAGGACGCCGGGGAGGCCGACGAGGGCGCAGCCGAGGCCGGTGACGGCGGGGCGGGGGAGGACGAGGCGCAGGCCGAGACCGAGGGCGCGGGCCCGGTCCGCGACGGCGGGGCCGCGCTGGCGGCGCTGCGCGAGCGCCTCGCCGAGGCCCTGGCGGCCGGTGACGACGCCGCCGCCCAGGCGCTGGCGGCCGAGGCGGTGGGCCGCTTCGGGGCGATGCCCGGGCGCGGGCCGGGGCTGTCGTCGTGGTCGGCCTACACCGCACTCCAGCGGGTCTCACCGGCCGAGCTGGTGGAGCGGCTCGTGCAGGCGCTCGCCGCGGGCGGCTGGGCCGAGGACGACGCGCGCCGCGCCGCGGTCGAGCGGGTCGCCCGCTTCGAGACGGAGGTCGAGGGCGACGCCCGCCGCCGCATCGCGGAGGAGCGCGGGCCGCGCCACGTCGCCGACGTCGTGCTGCGTCCGAGCATCGAGCGGCTCGACTTCCTCAGCGCTCGCCGCAGCGACCTGGAGGAGCTGCGCCGCGAGATCCAGCCGCTGGCCCGGCGCCTGGCGGTGCGGCTCACCAAGGAGCAGCACGCGCGGCGACGCGGACCGCTCGACTTCCGGCGCACCGTGCGGGCGTCGGTCTCGACCGGCGGGGTGCCGCTGACCACGCACCACCGGCCGAAGCGGCCGCACCGCTCCGAGCTGGTCGTGCTGTGCGACGTGAGCGGGTCGGTGGCCAACTTCGCGCAGTTCACGCTGCTGCTCGTCTTCGCGCTGCGCGAGCAGTTCACGAAGGTGCGGGCCTTCACCTTCGTCGACCAGGTCGTCGAGGTCACCGAGCACTTCCGCCCCGGTGCCGACGTGGTCGACGTGATGACCCACCTCGCGGCGGCCTCGGCGCACGCGGCCCGCTTCGGGCGCACGAACTACGGCCGCGCCTTCGCCGCCTTCGAGGAGCAGCACGCCGACGCGCTGGGGCCGAGGAGCGCCCTGCTCGTGCTCGGCGACGCCCGCTCCAACCACGCCGACCTGCGCCTCGACGTGCTCCGCCGCCTCGTCGACGACACCCGCCACGCGTGGTGGCTCAACCCCGAGCACCGTCGGCACTGGGACACCGGCGACTCGGCCGCCCGCGCCTACGGCGCGCTGGTGCCCATGGTCGAGTGCCGCAACCTGACCCAGCTCGGGGAGTTCGTGCACGACCTGGTCTGA